A stretch of the Fundidesulfovibrio soli genome encodes the following:
- the upp gene encoding uracil phosphoribosyltransferase, with protein MPVTVVDHPLVKHKLGILRQDGVSTNQFRDLAGEVARLLTYEATKDLKTEPKTIKGWAGPVEVEQIKGKKITVVPILRAGLGMMDGVLDMIPGAKVSVVGMYRNEETLSPVRYYVKLAKEIHKRTALILDPMLATGGTLIATIDLLKEAGCKKIKGLFLVAAPEGLARLEAAHPDVHVYVAAIDERLNEVGYILPGLGDAGDKIFGTK; from the coding sequence ATGCCTGTCACAGTGGTCGACCACCCTCTGGTGAAGCACAAGCTGGGCATTCTGCGCCAGGACGGCGTGAGCACCAACCAATTCCGCGACCTCGCCGGAGAGGTTGCCAGGCTGCTCACCTACGAAGCCACCAAGGACCTCAAGACCGAGCCCAAGACCATCAAGGGCTGGGCCGGGCCCGTGGAAGTTGAGCAGATCAAGGGCAAGAAAATAACCGTTGTTCCCATCCTGCGCGCGGGCCTGGGCATGATGGACGGCGTGCTGGACATGATCCCCGGGGCCAAGGTCAGCGTGGTGGGCATGTACCGCAACGAGGAGACCCTCTCCCCCGTGCGCTACTACGTGAAGCTCGCCAAGGAGATCCATAAGCGCACCGCCCTCATCCTGGACCCCATGCTGGCCACGGGCGGCACGCTCATCGCCACCATCGACCTCCTCAAGGAGGCGGGCTGCAAGAAGATCAAGGGCCTGTTCCTGGTGGCCGCCCCCGAGGGACTGGCGCGCCTGGAGGCCGCCCACCCGGACGTGCACGTCTACGTGGCGGCCATCGACGAGCGCCTCAACGAAGTGGGCTACATCCTGCCCGGCCTGGGCGACGCTGGCGATAAAATCTTCGGCACCAAATAG
- a CDS encoding amino acid ABC transporter permease (The N-terminal region of this protein, as described by TIGR01726, is a three transmembrane segment that identifies a subfamily of ABC transporter permease subunits, which specificities that include histidine, arginine, glutamine, glutamate, L-cystine (sic), the opines (in Agrobacterium) octopine and nopaline, etc.), producing the protein MRNPVRRSAPPTRLAIILALLCALCAGLLHAPLQAFAADVEELMRQGRDAMAEGRLEDAEAAYLAVPAPGEGTQEDEGEYASARMQVARLRLAREDFDGAVQAARDVLAHFSGHAEAKNLIASIERDRMPGWERFLKDCQRFLPSLLSGAGMTLLLVFCTIIISPIGGLIIALGRLSSFRVLRMPCWFIIWLFRGTPLLLQLFFIYYGLPSLGITLRPLTAALIGLGVNYSAYLAEIIRAGIESIPAGQMEAAKALGMTYGQAMRRVIIPQTYKRLIPPVANEFTALIKDTALVSTIAMVELMRAADQMFNTYFNVTAIILAGVIYLFFTTVFTFIFERIEERVGIYEKR; encoded by the coding sequence GTGAGAAATCCCGTCCGACGTTCTGCTCCCCCGACGCGCCTGGCCATCATCCTGGCCCTGCTCTGCGCGCTGTGCGCGGGCCTTCTCCACGCCCCCCTTCAGGCTTTCGCGGCCGACGTGGAAGAGCTCATGCGCCAGGGGCGCGACGCCATGGCCGAGGGCCGCCTGGAGGACGCCGAGGCCGCCTACCTGGCCGTACCCGCCCCGGGCGAAGGCACCCAGGAGGACGAGGGCGAGTACGCCTCCGCGCGCATGCAGGTGGCCCGGCTGCGCCTGGCCCGGGAGGACTTCGACGGCGCGGTGCAGGCCGCCCGCGACGTGCTGGCCCACTTCTCCGGCCACGCCGAGGCCAAGAACCTCATCGCCTCCATCGAGCGGGACCGCATGCCCGGCTGGGAGCGCTTCCTCAAGGATTGCCAGCGCTTCCTGCCCTCGCTGCTCTCCGGCGCGGGCATGACGCTGCTGCTGGTGTTCTGCACCATCATCATTTCGCCCATCGGCGGGCTGATCATCGCCCTGGGCCGCCTGAGCTCCTTCAGGGTGCTGCGCATGCCCTGCTGGTTCATCATCTGGCTCTTCCGGGGCACGCCGCTCTTATTGCAGCTCTTTTTCATCTATTACGGCCTGCCGTCGCTGGGGATCACGCTGAGGCCCCTCACGGCGGCGCTCATCGGCCTGGGCGTGAACTACTCGGCCTACCTGGCCGAGATCATCCGCGCAGGCATCGAGTCGATCCCCGCCGGACAGATGGAGGCGGCCAAGGCCCTGGGCATGACCTACGGCCAGGCCATGCGCCGGGTCATCATCCCCCAGACCTACAAGCGCCTGATCCCGCCCGTGGCCAACGAGTTCACGGCGCTGATCAAGGACACGGCCCTGGTCTCCACCATCGCCATGGTGGAGCTGATGCGCGCGGCGGACCAGATGTTCAACACCTATTTCAACGTCACGGCCATCATCCTGGCGGGCGTGATCTACCTCTTCTTCACCACGGTGTTCACGTTCATTTTCGAGCGCATCGAGGAGCGGGTGGGAATCTATGAGAAACGCTGA
- a CDS encoding EAL and HDOD domain-containing protein translates to MLQQDQSESAACFLSRHPVFDRDKTISAHEVVARSCLHPGTPAHSDVQAFSWLVTDGASELQSLLEECNRLLINVPDPMLDAPEVHLLPMDLCDLVVSPEHCTRSNLSEVLEFLQDYGYSIALRFEGGCGQHEHLLRYASMVILDLKLLSPMQLAKERKFLKKFPLKLMVSGIGTWEAFAGSKALAFDYFSGTFFGRPEIVKGRKLSVNSLTRMELISALLKEDSTFAELAAPIAKDAFLSYRLLRYVNSPGMGLGRTVSSIEHAVAILGDTSFKHWAMMALVSSLDSTPKGEELGYLSLQRGAFLEKIAARAASSPLPPRSMFLLGLFSLLDAMLDQPMEELVGTMPMDPRIKAALTGERNMLAPWLDLLECVDQNQFCDVTAILEGQKVNRFGAARDYLEAARWARHCFRAGKDGEDEAQEQAGA, encoded by the coding sequence ATGCTCCAGCAAGACCAGTCCGAGTCGGCAGCGTGCTTTCTCTCCCGCCACCCCGTCTTCGACAGAGACAAGACCATCTCCGCGCACGAGGTCGTGGCGCGCTCCTGTCTGCATCCCGGGACCCCGGCCCACTCCGACGTGCAGGCCTTCTCCTGGCTGGTGACCGACGGCGCCTCCGAGCTGCAGAGCCTGCTCGAGGAGTGCAACCGCCTGCTCATCAACGTGCCCGACCCCATGCTGGACGCCCCCGAGGTGCATCTGCTGCCCATGGACCTGTGCGACCTGGTGGTCAGCCCCGAGCACTGCACGCGCTCCAACCTTAGCGAGGTCCTGGAGTTCCTGCAGGACTACGGCTACTCCATCGCCCTGCGCTTCGAGGGCGGATGCGGCCAGCACGAGCATCTGCTGCGCTATGCCAGCATGGTCATCCTGGACCTCAAGCTCCTCAGCCCCATGCAGTTGGCCAAGGAGCGCAAGTTCCTCAAGAAATTCCCGCTCAAGCTCATGGTTTCCGGCATCGGCACCTGGGAGGCCTTCGCAGGGTCCAAGGCCCTGGCGTTCGACTATTTCTCGGGGACCTTCTTCGGCCGCCCCGAGATCGTGAAGGGCCGCAAACTCTCGGTGAACAGCCTCACGCGCATGGAGCTGATCTCCGCCCTGCTCAAGGAGGACTCCACCTTCGCCGAACTGGCCGCGCCCATCGCCAAGGACGCCTTCCTGAGCTACCGCCTGCTGCGCTACGTCAACTCGCCGGGCATGGGCCTGGGCCGCACCGTGAGCTCCATCGAGCACGCCGTGGCCATCCTGGGCGACACCTCGTTCAAGCACTGGGCCATGATGGCCCTGGTCTCAAGCCTCGACTCCACCCCCAAGGGCGAGGAGCTGGGCTACCTCTCGCTGCAGCGCGGGGCCTTCCTGGAGAAGATCGCGGCGAGGGCCGCCTCCTCCCCGCTGCCGCCGCGCTCCATGTTCCTGCTGGGCCTGTTCTCCCTGCTGGACGCCATGCTCGATCAGCCCATGGAAGAGCTGGTGGGCACCATGCCCATGGACCCGCGCATCAAGGCCGCCCTCACGGGCGAGCGCAACATGCTCGCCCCCTGGCTGGACCTGCTCGAATGCGTGGACCAGAACCAGTTCTGCGACGTCACCGCCATCCTGGAAGGCCAGAAGGTCAATCGCTTCGGGGCGGCCAGGGACTACCTGGAGGCCGCCCGCTGGGCCAGGCACTGCTTCAGGGCCGGGAAGGACGGCGAGGACGAGGCGCAGGAGCAGGCGGGGGCGTAG
- a CDS encoding amino acid ABC transporter substrate-binding protein, whose translation MKRIWILALALLLIGFTGMAQAADGSWDAVKKAGKLVIGLDDSFPPMGFKQDDGKLVGFDIDAAEELGKRLGIKIEWQPTAWDGVILSLDSKKFDCIWNGMTITPERAEKVLFTKPYIMDGQIAVVKADSKVKGFAELGGKVIGVQKGSSAVEAVKKLPKAPTEVKEYDANPKAFLDLDAGRLAAVVIDNVSGRYFVSTNPGKYKVVPGFITKEPFGIAFRKADKDLEAQVQKTLDQMVADGTMAKISKKWFGEDIANPKKW comes from the coding sequence ATGAAACGCATCTGGATTCTGGCTCTGGCGCTTCTTCTGATCGGTTTCACCGGAATGGCGCAGGCGGCCGACGGCTCCTGGGACGCCGTGAAAAAGGCCGGCAAGCTTGTCATCGGCCTGGACGACTCCTTCCCCCCCATGGGCTTCAAGCAGGACGACGGCAAGCTGGTGGGCTTCGACATCGACGCCGCCGAAGAGCTGGGCAAGCGCCTGGGCATCAAGATCGAGTGGCAGCCCACCGCCTGGGACGGCGTGATCCTCTCGCTCGACTCCAAGAAGTTCGACTGCATCTGGAACGGCATGACCATCACCCCCGAGCGCGCCGAGAAGGTGCTGTTCACCAAGCCCTACATCATGGACGGCCAGATCGCCGTGGTGAAGGCCGACAGCAAGGTGAAGGGCTTCGCCGAGCTGGGCGGCAAGGTCATCGGCGTGCAGAAGGGCTCCTCCGCGGTCGAGGCCGTGAAGAAGCTGCCCAAGGCCCCCACCGAGGTGAAGGAATACGACGCCAACCCCAAGGCCTTCCTTGATCTGGACGCCGGCCGCCTGGCCGCCGTGGTGATCGACAACGTTTCCGGCCGCTATTTCGTCTCCACCAACCCCGGCAAGTACAAGGTCGTGCCCGGCTTCATCACCAAGGAGCCCTTCGGCATCGCCTTCCGCAAGGCCGACAAGGACCTGGAGGCCCAGGTGCAGAAGACCCTCGACCAGATGGTCGCCGACGGCACCATGGCCAAGATCAGCAAGAAGTGGTTCGGCGAGGACATCGCCAACCCCAAGAAGTGGTAA
- the gpt gene encoding xanthine phosphoribosyltransferase — protein MTDAERYKRMYPVSWEQLQRDCRALSWRLMSLGPWKGIYAITKGGLIPAAIIARELDIRLIDTICVASYEGQVQGEGVRVLKGVQGDGEGWLLVDDLVDTGRTAVAVREMLPKAHFATVYAKPEGRPLVDTFITEVSQDTWILFPWDSQPQFVQPIAQCAAPMG, from the coding sequence ATGACCGACGCCGAACGCTACAAACGCATGTACCCCGTCAGCTGGGAGCAGCTCCAGCGGGACTGCCGGGCCCTCTCCTGGCGGCTGATGTCCCTGGGGCCGTGGAAGGGCATCTACGCCATCACCAAGGGGGGCCTGATCCCGGCGGCCATCATCGCCCGCGAGCTGGACATCCGGCTCATCGACACCATCTGCGTGGCCAGCTACGAGGGGCAGGTGCAGGGCGAGGGCGTGCGCGTGCTCAAGGGCGTGCAGGGCGACGGCGAGGGCTGGCTCCTGGTGGACGACCTTGTGGACACCGGCCGCACCGCCGTTGCCGTGCGCGAGATGCTGCCCAAGGCCCACTTCGCCACAGTGTACGCCAAGCCCGAAGGCCGCCCGCTGGTTGACACGTTCATCACCGAGGTCAGCCAGGATACCTGGATCCTCTTCCCCTGGGACTCGCAACCCCAATTCGTGCAGCCCATCGCCCAATGCGCGGCGCCCATGGGCTGA
- a CDS encoding toxin-antitoxin system YwqK family antitoxin — MQAGKVGVTIPPGALASPVPVTLKRTAPGADFGNQSAAWSYTLVMPQLQVGQDIPVVFSGFGGPDRRAAVALADSSTTSGQTVAVPARLVWGDVVAGALRFHLPADELAGGGQAAAAMAADTATASGEKRSFSWWSVTNVAQKTSQHFTLEYPTAIIGVSPDAPERILAAAEDAYQKLADLHFDLPGSLNWPMSITVKYGMGEREGETGIPLSGKKNSYLNLSADICGSASSEKMRTTVGHEIFHAIQSAYDPRGSLTIRHSWSTPYFLMLSEASSTWFERKVMGGGAYVSPQFLTNMDMKSTGLEMWQDKPEAQNLGYWASGFLRFLTDKYQDAFILTLWQKVRGQKNSSLGYSDLRALMDAVGSGIDTSFAWNDFVGKVVSGTTGYSGWTLPASNAVWYNVNPFAGVFSEDIAPFSALKWTAIFNTSRTSMKYMFNVTAESPDISYTLYKANDANGPFTFVTSLKPFTPQTVTVGVGDIYVMAVANSDAASPYKTRSTAQVIVGNSEVCRFCPDVSRDAVLDVMPGGYKVWWDSTREYQQAVEYYWDYALGNVYFCACYWPGSNYLKSRVTFFENGANAAVDQYDESGQRHGRRTIYYETGGVWYIEQYVHGRIQARSFYTPSGELYWRCTYDAQGAETCGAP; from the coding sequence GTGCAGGCGGGCAAGGTTGGCGTCACCATCCCCCCGGGGGCGCTCGCCTCCCCGGTCCCCGTCACGCTGAAGCGGACCGCACCGGGGGCGGACTTCGGCAACCAGTCCGCCGCATGGTCCTACACGCTGGTGATGCCGCAACTCCAGGTCGGCCAGGACATCCCAGTGGTCTTCTCAGGCTTCGGTGGACCTGACCGGCGGGCGGCTGTCGCCCTGGCCGACTCGTCCACCACCTCCGGCCAGACGGTCGCGGTGCCCGCTCGGCTGGTTTGGGGCGATGTGGTCGCTGGCGCGCTGCGCTTCCATTTGCCCGCCGATGAACTCGCCGGGGGCGGTCAGGCCGCGGCTGCCATGGCCGCCGATACGGCCACGGCCTCGGGCGAGAAACGCAGTTTCAGCTGGTGGTCCGTCACCAACGTCGCACAGAAGACCAGCCAGCATTTCACGCTGGAATACCCCACCGCCATCATCGGGGTCAGCCCCGACGCGCCGGAGCGCATCCTGGCCGCCGCCGAGGATGCCTACCAGAAACTTGCCGACCTGCATTTCGACCTGCCAGGGTCGCTCAACTGGCCCATGTCCATCACTGTGAAATACGGCATGGGGGAACGTGAAGGGGAGACCGGAATCCCCCTGTCGGGCAAGAAAAACAGCTACCTGAACCTCAGCGCGGACATCTGCGGCAGCGCGTCGTCCGAAAAGATGCGCACCACCGTGGGGCATGAAATATTCCACGCCATCCAGAGCGCCTACGACCCGCGCGGTTCCCTGACCATCCGCCACTCTTGGAGCACGCCGTATTTCCTGATGCTCTCCGAGGCCAGCTCCACGTGGTTCGAACGCAAGGTGATGGGGGGCGGGGCGTATGTCTCCCCGCAGTTCCTCACCAACATGGATATGAAAAGCACGGGCCTGGAGATGTGGCAGGACAAGCCCGAGGCTCAGAACCTGGGCTACTGGGCTTCGGGGTTCCTGCGCTTCCTGACGGACAAATACCAGGACGCCTTCATCCTGACCCTGTGGCAGAAGGTGCGGGGCCAGAAAAATTCATCCTTGGGCTATTCGGACCTGCGGGCGCTGATGGACGCCGTGGGCTCAGGCATCGACACCTCCTTCGCCTGGAATGACTTTGTGGGCAAGGTCGTCAGCGGCACCACGGGGTACTCAGGCTGGACGCTCCCCGCCAGCAACGCCGTCTGGTACAACGTCAACCCGTTCGCCGGCGTGTTTTCCGAGGACATCGCGCCGTTTTCGGCCCTGAAGTGGACAGCCATCTTCAATACGTCGCGCACCAGCATGAAATATATGTTCAATGTGACCGCGGAGTCACCTGACATCTCCTATACGCTTTACAAAGCCAATGATGCGAACGGACCCTTCACGTTTGTGACCTCGCTCAAGCCGTTCACGCCGCAGACTGTCACGGTTGGGGTGGGCGATATTTATGTCATGGCTGTTGCGAACAGCGATGCCGCAAGTCCGTATAAGACGCGTTCAACTGCTCAGGTGATCGTGGGTAATTCCGAGGTGTGCCGTTTTTGCCCGGACGTTTCCCGTGATGCGGTGTTGGATGTCATGCCAGGTGGATACAAGGTCTGGTGGGATAGTACCCGCGAGTATCAACAGGCTGTGGAGTATTACTGGGATTATGCGTTGGGAAATGTTTATTTCTGTGCGTGCTATTGGCCTGGGTCCAATTATCTTAAAAGCAGGGTGACTTTTTTTGAAAATGGAGCCAATGCTGCTGTCGATCAATATGATGAATCCGGGCAGCGACATGGACGAAGGACGATTTATTACGAGACCGGGGGCGTTTGGTACATTGAACAGTATGTGCATGGCAGAATCCAGGCCAGATCCTTTTATACTCCGAGCGGTGAGCTTTACTGGCGTTGCACGTATGATGCACAAGGGGCGGAGACGTGCGGCGCTCCCTGA
- a CDS encoding uracil-xanthine permease family protein: protein MALVNNGDYQLRLRDVPVGAQMLFVAFGALVLVPLLTGLDPNVALFTAGLGTLIYQVLTKFQIPIFLGSSFAFIAPVMLSVQRHGTAATLGGLASVGIMYVLFALLIKAKGTSFLLRILPHVVTGPVIMVIGLILAPVGVYMAMGKTGDGAKVLYPENQAMIISMISLAVTVLIAIKGRGMLKLIPIVCGIVAGYATSLVMGIVDFAPVAAAPWFKMPNFVAPAFSFDAIMIILPVAIAPIIEHIGSILAIGSVTGKNYIDKPGVHRSLMGDGVATTLAGFLGGPPLTTYAEVTGAVSLIKIYNPALMTWAALTGIALAFVGKLGALLQTIPAPVMGGIMLLLFGAIMVVGLNSLVQDGQDLMKPRNMVIVALIVVLGMGKMSFSFWGIHLEGIGLAGVAGVVLNLLLPQDRAEG from the coding sequence ATGGCTTTGGTTAACAACGGCGATTACCAGCTGCGCCTGCGGGACGTGCCCGTGGGAGCCCAGATGTTGTTCGTGGCCTTTGGCGCCCTCGTGCTGGTGCCGCTGCTCACCGGGCTGGACCCCAACGTGGCCCTGTTCACCGCGGGCCTGGGCACGCTCATCTACCAGGTGCTGACCAAGTTCCAGATTCCCATCTTCCTGGGCTCCTCCTTCGCGTTCATCGCCCCGGTGATGCTCTCGGTGCAGCGCCACGGCACGGCCGCCACCCTGGGCGGCCTGGCCTCGGTGGGCATCATGTACGTGCTCTTCGCGCTGCTCATCAAAGCCAAGGGCACGAGCTTCCTGCTGCGCATCCTGCCGCACGTGGTCACCGGCCCGGTGATCATGGTCATCGGCCTGATCCTGGCCCCGGTGGGCGTGTACATGGCCATGGGCAAGACGGGCGACGGGGCCAAGGTGCTCTACCCCGAGAACCAGGCCATGATCATCTCCATGATCTCTCTGGCCGTCACGGTGCTCATCGCCATCAAGGGCCGGGGCATGCTCAAGCTGATCCCCATCGTCTGCGGCATCGTGGCGGGCTACGCCACAAGCCTCGTCATGGGCATCGTGGACTTCGCCCCCGTGGCCGCCGCGCCCTGGTTCAAGATGCCCAACTTCGTGGCCCCGGCGTTCAGCTTCGACGCCATCATGATCATCCTGCCCGTGGCCATCGCGCCCATCATCGAGCACATCGGCTCCATCCTGGCCATCGGCTCCGTCACGGGCAAGAATTACATCGACAAGCCCGGCGTGCACCGCTCCCTCATGGGCGACGGCGTGGCCACCACCCTGGCGGGCTTCCTGGGCGGCCCCCCGCTGACCACCTACGCCGAGGTCACGGGCGCGGTGTCGCTGATCAAGATCTACAACCCCGCCCTGATGACCTGGGCCGCGCTCACCGGCATCGCCCTGGCCTTCGTGGGCAAGCTGGGAGCCCTGCTGCAGACCATCCCCGCGCCGGTCATGGGCGGCATCATGCTGCTGCTCTTCGGCGCGATCATGGTGGTGGGCCTGAACTCCCTGGTGCAGGACGGGCAGGACCTCATGAAGCCCCGCAACATGGTCATCGTGGCGCTCATCGTGGTGCTCGGCATGGGCAAGATGAGCTTCAGCTTCTGGGGCATCCACCTGGAGGGCATCGGCCTGGCCGGCGTGGCGGGCGTGGTGCTGAACCTGCTGTTGCCGCAGGACAGGGCCGAAGGATAG
- a CDS encoding amino acid ABC transporter ATP-binding protein, producing MRNADAAPLIECRSIRKHFGEHAALDDVSITVDRGDKVVIIGPSGSGKSTLLRSMNFLETIDSGEILFEGKPAGYRTVNGKLVLDNQKNLCALRTQIGMVFQQFNLFAHMTVLGNVMEGPVTVLGQQKAEARDLALAMLEKVGMADKAERFPATLSGGQKQRVAIARALAMRPKLMLFDEPTSALDPELVGEVFEAIKKLALEGMTMIIVTHNMGFAREVADSVAFMEDGRILLKDPPAEFFGKDCELPRIKSFIDRIM from the coding sequence ATGAGAAACGCTGACGCGGCCCCGCTGATCGAGTGCCGCAGCATCCGCAAGCACTTCGGCGAGCACGCCGCCCTGGACGACGTGAGCATCACCGTGGACCGGGGCGACAAGGTGGTCATCATCGGGCCTTCGGGCTCGGGCAAGTCCACGCTGCTGCGCTCCATGAACTTCCTGGAGACCATCGACTCCGGCGAGATCCTCTTCGAGGGCAAGCCCGCGGGCTACCGCACCGTGAACGGCAAGCTGGTGCTGGACAACCAGAAGAACCTCTGCGCCCTGCGGACCCAGATCGGCATGGTCTTCCAACAGTTCAACCTTTTCGCGCACATGACGGTGCTGGGCAACGTGATGGAAGGGCCCGTGACCGTGCTCGGGCAGCAGAAGGCCGAGGCGCGCGACCTGGCCCTGGCGATGCTCGAGAAGGTGGGCATGGCCGACAAGGCCGAACGCTTCCCGGCCACGCTCTCGGGCGGGCAGAAGCAGCGCGTGGCCATCGCGCGGGCACTGGCCATGCGGCCCAAGCTGATGCTCTTCGACGAACCCACCTCCGCGCTGGACCCGGAGCTGGTGGGCGAGGTGTTCGAGGCCATCAAGAAGCTGGCCCTCGAAGGCATGACCATGATCATCGTCACGCACAACATGGGCTTCGCCCGCGAAGTGGCGGACAGCGTGGCCTTCATGGAGGACGGACGCATCCTGCTGAAAGACCCTCCAGCGGAGTTCTTCGGCAAGGACTGCGAGCTGCCGCGCATCAAGAGCTTCATCGACCGCATCATGTAG
- a CDS encoding DEAD/DEAH box helicase has product MQFDSFGFHPTISANIKSLGYEAPTPIQAEAMPHVLEGRDVMGLAQTGTGKTAAFLLPIIDRFMKDPKPLRGTVRALIIAPTRELAEQISESARDYTKGARIRTVTVYGGVGLGPQASRLRQGADILVACPGRLLDHLNQGNANLSGVETLVLDEADHMFDMGFLPDIRRILSTLPKDRQTLLFSATMPDSIRGLANETLKNPALVRIGRTAPASTVEQCLFPVPQHLKTKLLLNLLEQKPEGSVLVFTRTKHRAKRLAEQLERSSHTSACLQGNLSQTQRQKAMDGFRTGRYRVLVATDIAARGIDVSRVAHVVNFDLPDTPETYTHRVGRTGRAEREGQAYSLVTHEDNSMVRAIERLLGKTIERKKMDGFDYAVPAPDRHSDFDRPIMRPGGGRGGYGGNNRRSEGGQGQRRPAYEGYSADTRRQPASGDGVSQPATQPAAGHLPGHHAGQKRQGQERQGYSGERRRAQGGQGGQGPYANNRRQESGEGGTRRAEGYQGANRHQGGERKPSFYGSSMGQEAGQGFARRDDSEANRPSRQNGSRRREDADGNRAA; this is encoded by the coding sequence TTGCAATTCGATTCTTTCGGTTTTCATCCCACCATTTCCGCCAACATCAAATCCCTGGGCTATGAAGCCCCGACCCCCATACAGGCCGAAGCCATGCCCCACGTGCTCGAAGGGCGCGACGTCATGGGCCTGGCCCAGACCGGCACCGGCAAGACCGCGGCCTTCCTGCTGCCCATTATCGACAGGTTCATGAAGGACCCCAAGCCGCTGCGCGGCACCGTCCGTGCCCTGATCATCGCCCCCACCCGCGAGCTGGCCGAGCAGATCAGCGAGAGCGCCCGCGACTACACCAAGGGCGCGCGCATCCGCACCGTCACCGTGTACGGCGGCGTGGGCCTCGGACCCCAGGCCAGCCGCCTGCGCCAGGGCGCCGACATCCTGGTGGCCTGCCCGGGCCGCCTGCTGGACCACCTGAACCAGGGCAACGCGAATCTTTCCGGCGTTGAGACGCTGGTGCTGGACGAAGCCGACCACATGTTCGACATGGGCTTCCTCCCGGATATCCGGCGCATCCTCTCCACCCTGCCCAAGGACCGCCAGACCCTGCTGTTCTCCGCCACCATGCCCGACTCCATCCGTGGGCTGGCCAACGAGACGCTCAAGAACCCGGCCCTGGTGCGCATCGGCCGCACGGCTCCGGCCTCCACCGTCGAGCAGTGCCTCTTCCCCGTGCCCCAGCACCTGAAGACCAAGCTGCTGCTCAACCTGCTGGAGCAGAAGCCCGAAGGCTCCGTGCTGGTGTTCACCCGCACCAAGCACCGCGCCAAGCGCCTGGCCGAGCAGCTGGAGCGCTCCAGCCACACGTCGGCCTGCCTGCAGGGCAACCTCTCCCAGACGCAGCGCCAGAAGGCCATGGACGGCTTCCGCACCGGCCGCTACCGCGTGCTGGTGGCCACCGACATCGCCGCGCGCGGCATCGACGTCTCCCGCGTGGCCCACGTGGTCAACTTCGACCTGCCCGACACCCCCGAGACCTACACCCACCGCGTGGGCCGCACCGGCCGCGCCGAGCGTGAAGGTCAGGCCTATTCCCTGGTGACCCACGAGGACAACTCCATGGTCCGGGCCATCGAGCGTCTGCTGGGCAAGACCATCGAGCGCAAGAAGATGGACGGCTTCGACTACGCCGTGCCCGCCCCTGACCGCCACAGCGACTTCGACCGGCCCATCATGCGTCCGGGCGGCGGACGCGGCGGTTACGGCGGCAACAACCGCCGCTCCGAGGGCGGACAGGGCCAGCGCCGCCCCGCCTACGAGGGCTACTCCGCCGACACCAGGCGCCAGCCCGCCTCCGGCGACGGCGTGAGCCAGCCCGCCACCCAGCCTGCCGCCGGGCATCTCCCCGGCCACCACGCCGGCCAGAAGCGCCAGGGCCAGGAGCGCCAGGGGTATTCTGGCGAGCGCCGCCGCGCCCAGGGCGGCCAGGGCGGCCAGGGTCCCTACGCCAACAACCGCCGCCAGGAGTCCGGCGAGGGCGGCACCCGCCGCGCCGAGGGCTACCAGGGCGCCAACCGCCACCAGGGCGGAGAGCGCAAGCCCTCCTTCTACGGCAGCAGCATGGGCCAGGAGGCCGGACAGGGCTTTGCCCGCCGCGATGACTCCGAGGCCAACCGCCCCTCCAGGCAGAACGGCAGCCGCCGCCGCGAAGACGCCGACGGCAACCGCGCTGCTTAA
- the greA gene encoding transcription elongation factor GreA: MQNIPISVEGYRRLEKELDNLKKERPAVIEAIKEAREEGDLKENAGYDAARERQGMLEARIRYLEGRLGTCRVIDLATLDGEKAIFGATVEIEDVNTGESKTYTLLGPDESEPSKGSISILSPVAQAMIGKEEGDEFIVDAPRGKIQYEIVSIRFLGPQAQS; encoded by the coding sequence ATGCAGAACATCCCCATTTCCGTCGAAGGCTACAGGCGTCTGGAAAAGGAACTGGACAACCTGAAGAAGGAGCGTCCCGCCGTCATCGAGGCCATCAAAGAGGCCCGCGAGGAAGGCGACCTGAAGGAGAACGCCGGCTACGACGCCGCGCGCGAGCGCCAGGGCATGCTTGAAGCCCGCATCCGCTACCTGGAGGGCCGCCTGGGCACCTGCCGCGTCATCGACCTGGCCACCCTGGACGGCGAGAAGGCCATCTTCGGGGCCACCGTGGAGATCGAAGACGTCAACACCGGCGAGAGCAAAACTTACACGCTGCTGGGCCCGGACGAGTCAGAACCCTCCAAGGGCAGCATCTCCATCCTTTCCCCCGTGGCCCAGGCCATGATCGGCAAGGAGGAGGGCGACGAGTTCATCGTGGACGCCCCGCGCGGCAAGATCCAGTACGAGATCGTCTCCATCCGCTTCCTCGGCCCCCAGGCCCAGTCCTGA